In Francisella hispaniensis FSC454, a genomic segment contains:
- a CDS encoding Cof-type HAD-IIB family hydrolase has product MKKAFFFDIDGTLVHENMGKLFVSERNIQAIKNLRKQGYKTFIATGRTQGFIPSAVLELPMDGFITANGSVVRVGDKLVYEKLFPQSAIDSILEFCEKHNHDWLFEGEYAYVNNLESEDLSYFYDNVIVNKDKIITTHNLYNVTIYNALVLGRNVDVVALQHTLGDDYVTAPHNEHGYVDCYLAGHTKANGIDKVVEYLGLEDYETYAFGDGNNDLEMFDRVDVAIAMENASSQLKEKADLITKTNYNDGVYYGLLKLGLI; this is encoded by the coding sequence ATGAAAAAAGCATTCTTTTTTGATATCGATGGTACTTTAGTGCATGAAAATATGGGAAAACTTTTTGTTTCAGAGAGAAATATTCAAGCAATAAAAAATCTTAGAAAACAGGGTTATAAAACTTTCATAGCTACTGGGAGGACACAAGGCTTTATTCCTTCAGCAGTTCTTGAACTACCTATGGATGGTTTTATTACTGCTAATGGTTCAGTTGTAAGAGTTGGTGATAAGCTTGTCTACGAGAAACTTTTCCCACAAAGTGCTATAGATAGTATTTTAGAATTCTGTGAGAAACATAATCATGATTGGCTCTTTGAGGGTGAGTATGCCTATGTAAATAACCTTGAGTCAGAAGATCTTAGCTATTTTTATGATAACGTTATTGTTAATAAAGATAAAATTATTACTACGCATAACCTGTACAATGTCACAATTTATAATGCTTTGGTTTTAGGTAGGAATGTTGACGTTGTTGCCTTACAGCATACACTTGGTGATGATTATGTTACAGCACCGCATAATGAGCATGGTTATGTTGATTGTTATTTAGCGGGTCATACAAAGGCTAATGGTATTGATAAGGTGGTCGAGTATCTAGGCTTAGAAGATTATGAGACTTATGCTTTTGGTGACGGAAATAATGATCTTGAGATGTTTGATCGAGTGGATGTTGCTATTGCAATGGAGAATGCATCTTCTCAACTAAAAGAAAAAGCTGATTTAATCACTAAAACAAATTATAATGATGGAGTATATTACGGTTTATTGAAATTAGGCTTGATTTAG
- a CDS encoding queuosine precursor transporter, giving the protein MTNFQLLILFTLIDFSILFLSFKLFGKKGIYVFIVISVIAANIQVNKGVAYDIAGFHIIATLGNVMFGGIFTANDLLNEKYGRQEARKAVLKSIFFGISFMIFMFISTLFTSLNDPFYNDANKALNLFFSIDGGALKAVIIGNMVYLISQLFDVLIYSKIKSYSSDIKWLWLRNTGSTLISQILDTTLITYGFGFAGVLPLDYAFEIIISTLVIKYTIALINAPLFYILAFTKPLKNND; this is encoded by the coding sequence ATGACTAATTTTCAACTTTTAATATTATTCACACTTATTGATTTTTCAATTCTATTTTTATCTTTCAAGCTTTTTGGTAAAAAAGGAATTTATGTATTTATTGTTATAAGTGTAATAGCTGCAAATATCCAAGTTAATAAAGGTGTTGCTTATGATATTGCCGGATTTCATATTATCGCAACATTAGGTAATGTAATGTTTGGAGGTATTTTTACCGCTAATGATTTACTCAATGAAAAATATGGTCGACAGGAGGCACGCAAAGCTGTATTAAAGTCAATTTTTTTTGGTATATCATTTATGATTTTTATGTTTATCTCAACATTATTTACTAGCTTAAATGATCCTTTCTATAATGATGCTAATAAAGCACTTAACTTATTTTTCTCTATTGATGGTGGTGCTTTGAAAGCTGTGATTATCGGCAATATGGTATATCTGATATCTCAACTTTTTGATGTACTTATTTACTCAAAAATAAAAAGCTATAGCTCCGATATAAAATGGTTATGGTTAAGAAATACTGGCTCAACTTTAATATCACAAATACTTGATACAACTCTTATTACTTATGGGTTTGGCTTTGCTGGAGTTTTACCACTTGATTATGCTTTTGAAATAATAATCTCAACTTTAGTAATAAAATATACGATTGCTTTAATAAATGCGCCGCTGTTTTACATACTAGCATTTACTAAGCCTTTGAAGAATAATGATTAA
- the gloA gene encoding lactoylglutathione lyase, with protein MRFAHVMLRVKDLDKSIDFYTNVLGMTVQKKIDNVEYKYTLAFLGYGDISNHTVLELTYNWGEHEYNHGNAFGHLCMQVEDVYKACDDVKAKSGVVTREAGPVKGGTQIIAFIKDPDGYQIELIEKA; from the coding sequence ATGCGTTTTGCTCATGTAATGTTACGAGTAAAAGACTTAGATAAGTCTATCGACTTTTACACAAATGTACTAGGAATGACTGTGCAGAAAAAAATTGATAATGTAGAGTATAAGTATACTTTAGCATTTCTAGGTTATGGAGATATCTCTAATCATACGGTTCTAGAACTGACATATAATTGGGGTGAGCATGAATATAATCATGGTAATGCTTTTGGACATTTATGCATGCAAGTAGAGGATGTCTACAAAGCTTGTGATGATGTCAAAGCAAAAAGTGGAGTTGTAACTCGTGAGGCAGGTCCAGTAAAAGGTGGTACCCAAATTATCGCATTTATAAAAGATCCAGATGGTTATCAAATAGAACTTATTGAAAAAGCTTAA